In Triticum aestivum cultivar Chinese Spring chromosome 5B, IWGSC CS RefSeq v2.1, whole genome shotgun sequence, the following proteins share a genomic window:
- the LOC123111158 gene encoding signal recognition particle subunit SRP68, whose protein sequence is MSKLANQPPPPSSDMDVDSAAAVEEKNPVRFSINVLELMREAQMQHGLRHGDYTRYRRYCTARLRRLYKSLKFLHGRGKYTRRNITESTVTDVRFLHVVFYMAERAWSHAMEKKTAGPNAPQRIYMLGRFRKAVKWAALFSQLCSIKGDSRTSLEAEAYASYMKGTLLFEQEKNIEAAMLNFKNTRTVYEELGKYGSIENQLLCRQRIEEVEPMIGFCSRKLGGSALQEHDLLDMEKEGPAYDLFKAKIEAVLSETRSQQAASMTEFNWLGRRFPITSAKTRVSILKAQQLERDLNGAATEPIPADKKLAIFDKLFSAYHEARSCIRNDLASAGNAENIRDELNGLDKAVSAVLGSRTIERNQLLVSIAKSKFAKHRDEKNEKITKPEELVRLYDLLIQNTTDLTDLVSSGRDKNEEENAFVHEYELKDLAFRAERCFYLAKSYSSVSKRAEAYALFCYARSLADSALQELANSPHKTLIQDLEALSFNCRSNSCIEHATGIMEDESAPEKLSKGVSTISLGDDKRKDTKYLLDILGSYESALGEQSAKAPCRISQFPPPFQSVPCNPIVLDMAYNAIEFPNLENRMKKEKKGLLRRFWG, encoded by the exons ATGTCGAAGCTCGccaaccagccgccgccgccatcgtcggaTATGGATGTTGACTCCGCAGCCGCGGTCGAGGAGAAGAATCCCGTCAGGTTCTCCATCAATG TGCTGGAACTCATGAGGGAGGCGCAGATGCAGCACGGCCTTCGCCACGGCGACTACACACGGTACAG GAGATACTGTACTGCGCGTCTGAGAAGGCTATACAAGTCTCTGAAGTTTTTGCATGGCCGTGGTAAATATACCCGGAGGAATATAACAGAGTCAACAGTGACTGATGTGAG GTTTCTACATGTGGTATTTTATATGGCTGAGAGAGCATGGAGTCATGCTATGGAGAAGAAAACTGCTGGTCCAAATGCACCGCAGCGCATCTACATGCTGGGTCGATTTAGGAAGGCAGTCAAATGGGCGGCACTTTTTTCACAGTTATGTTCTATAAAAGGAGATTCCAGGACATCTTTGGAAGCTGAG GCATATGCTTCATATATGAAAGGAACTTTGCTTTTTGAGCAAGAGAAGAACATAGAGGCAGCAATGTTGAATTTCAAGAATACCAG GACTGTATACGAGGAGCTTGGGAAGTATGGCAGCATAGAAAATCAACTTTTATGCCGTCAGCGCATTGAGGAAGTGGAGCCTATGATTGGATTCTGTTCACGCAAACTTGGTGGATCTGCTCTGCAAGAACATGATCTCCTAGATATGGAAAAGGAGGGGCCTGCTTATGACCTTTTTAAAGCTAAGATTGAG GCTGTATTATCTGAGACAAGGTCACAGCAGGCGGCTTCTATGACTGAGTTTAACTGGCTTGGTCGCAGATTTCCAATTACCAGTGCAAAGACCCGTGTCTCCATATTAAAAG CTCAGCAGCTGGAGAGGGATTTAAATGGCGCAGCCACAGAACCAATCCCAGCAGACAAAAAACTTGCTATTTTTGATAAACTATTCTCTGCATACCACGAAGCTCGAAGCTGCATCCGCAATGATTTG GCTTCTGCTGGCAATGCTGAGAATATAAGAGACGAATTGAATGGTCTTGACAAGGCCGTCAGTGCAGTTTTAGGATCGAGGACCATAGAACGTAACCAGTTACTTGTTAGTATTGCTAAAAGTAAGTTTGCAAAGCATCGGGATGAGAAGAATGAGAAAATTACAAAGCCGGAAGAACTTGTTAGGCTATATGATCTGCTAATTCAG AATACAACAGACCTAACTGATTTAGTTAGCTCAGGAAGGGATAAAAACGAAGAAGAGAACGCTTTTGTTCATGAGTATGAGCTGAAAGATTTGGCATTCCGAGCTGAGAG ATGTTTCTATTTGGCAAAGTCATATAGTTCAGTCAGTAAAAGGGCCGAAGCCTATGCGTTATTCTGTTATGCACGTTCCCTTGCTGATTCTGCACTGCAAGAACTGGCCAACAGTCCTCACAAG ACCTTAATCCAAGATCTCGAGGCTCTATCTTTCAATTGTAGATCCAATAGTTGCATTGAACATGCAACAGGTATTATGGAGGATGAGAGTGCTCCTGAAAAACTTTCTAAAGGAGTCTCAACTATATCACTTGGCGACGATAAAAGAAAG GATACTAAATACCTCCTTGATATCCTAGGGAGCTATGAATCAGCACTTGGTGAGCAAAGCGCCAAAGCGCCATGTCGCATTTCACAGTTCCCACCACCGTTCCAATCAGTTCCCTGCAACCCAATTGTTCTTGACATGGCATATAACGCAATCGAATTCCCGAACCTTGAGAACAggatgaagaaggaaaagaagggtCTCCTCCGCAGATTCTGGGGGTGA